The Oryzias latipes chromosome 16, ASM223467v1 genome includes a region encoding these proteins:
- the LOC111948994 gene encoding uncharacterized protein LOC111948994: MGQQEAREMRLQEEAKQQEHRLKGLQHQFQLLQMEVQARTSPVPDYTSSAPDPTEESGSDDRLPEAVHQTAGAQQVTTHPRFSMDPRLEKLTENDDIEHFLITFERIATACKWVESDWVFRLIPLLTGKARSAYVNMDVDDSLNYEKVKTAILHKYDISPESYRQRFRSLEVGPDESPKELYARLKELYDKWIQPRGLDKRTWA; the protein is encoded by the exons ATGGGACAACAGGAAGCCAGAGAAATGAGACTCCAGGAGgaagcaaagcagcaggaacACAGGCTAAAAGGCCTGCAGCATCAGTTCCAACTTTTGCAGATGGAGGTGCAGGCCCGGACGTCACCTGTTCCTGATTACACCTCATCAGCCCCTGATCCAACAGAGGAGTCTGGTTCAGATGATCGGCTGCCAGAGGCCGTACATCAGACAGCAGGGGCACAGCAAGTAACCACTCACCCTCGCTTCTCTATGGATCCCAGGTTAGAAAAGCTAACAGAAAACGATGACATTGAACATTTCCTAATAACTTTTGAACGCATAGCAACAGCGTgcaagtgggtggagtcagactGGGTTTTCCGCCTCATCCCACTGCTCACTGGTAAGGCCAGAAGTGCCTATGTTAACATGGATGTCGATGATTCTTTGAACtatgaaaaagttaaaactgcAATCTTGCATAAATATGACATCAGCCCTGAGTCTTACCGACAGAGATTTCGTTCCTTGGAAGTGGGCCCCGACGAAAGTCCCAAGGAGCTTTATGCCCGTCTCAAAGAACTCTATGATAAGTGGATTCAACCCAGAG GTCTGGATAAAAGAACATGGGCCTAA